Genomic DNA from Equus caballus isolate H_3958 breed thoroughbred chromosome 10, TB-T2T, whole genome shotgun sequence:
GGTGATCCCCCAGGTTGTCGCACACATTCATCTCTTCAATCTCCCCGTACTTCTCCTGCAGTTCCGTAAACACCTCCTGCGGAAGACCAGGAGGAACTCAGCTGAGCTCCCCGCCCAAAGGAAACACAATCCACCCTGCCAACCCTCACCTCGAAGAAGTTATCATAGTGTTCTTGCACCTCCACGTCGCTCACGTgacctggaggagggggcagggtggAATCAGGGGGTGGCCTGCTGGCAGTTATCCGCCCTGCCCCCAAGACCGGTCCCTCACTCACAATGCGATCCGTCTGCGGTTTGGGCGGTGTTCTGTGGATTCCGGTACAGGTTGAGCAGCACTATGGTCTGAACAGAATTTAAAAGGGACAGGGCCTGAGCTCAGAGAGCGGGGTACATGCAAATAGCTGGGATACGAAGGTTGGGGTGGGACCTTGCACCAGAGAAGCCTAAGCATTTTGAGGGCATCAGCGATGCCTGCCCCAAGGAAACCAGAAGAGGGGACACCTAGCAGTGAGGCACAGCCCAGGGGTATAGTCTTGTACGTACGGGGGCGTGGCCAAAATCCTGGGAGAAGGGCTTGAAGGTTGGGGGAGGAACCTGCACAGGTCCGACAAGAAACAAGCGGGGCAGTAGGGTGGGCCTTAGAAATCCGGAAAAGGCGGGAGCTCATGATGATGGACAGCAGAAGGGGAAGGGCCGGGAAGCGTTAACCCCCGAGGCTCCGTGGTGGGGCTCACCTGGCTGAAAGTCGGTTTGTTGTGAAGCCGGGAGCACCGGTCCCCGTGCCGGCAGGCCCCGATCTTAAAGTAAAAAGAGCAGTTAACCCTGGAAGAGGTGCAAAGACAGAGGTGAACCAAGGGCCGGCGaggccggacaccccagaaacaccgcCCCACGCCGCCCAACCACCAGGGAACCAAGAGCCCTGTCCCGGGCCCCCTAAAGAGCCACTCCCTGTGCCCGTTCTCACTTGTCCTTCTCAGTCCCGAATATCGAAGCTAAATATTCAGCCATTTTTACCCGAACCCTCCAATTCTGTCTGCTCTTTACATCACTTCCATCGCTTAGGAGCATGGGAAGTGTAGTTCATCGACGCCTCGGGTCGCTCATCACGCTCTCAAACTCCCTAGTGCGCTTGCGTGGTGGAGGCCTGCGCCCTCTGCGCAGAACGACCGGCCGGAGTTCCCTGAATGCGCATGCGTGAAGCGTTGCCTCACCAAAAAGACTACAAACTCCAGAGATGCTTGCGGCAGCTCGCGCAAGCGTCCGTAGTTGAAAGTGGCGAAACGTCCAGGCCACAGGAAGTAGATTGCCCTGGTAAGTTAGGGGTCGTTTCGCACCCCCCAGTAAACATAAAGAGCGTTTCAACCCAGTTAGCTTTCTGGTGGGGGCAGGTGTGCCCCTCTTTCAGTAAACCCACCTTTCAGTTTATCTCCATTTGTCGTAATAGGGGCGTGGTTGTTCGCGATCCTTGCATCTGTCACTTGGGGTCCAGGCTGGGTCTCGCCCCGCGGACCCTCGGGACGACCGTGCCTCCGCGCAAATATGAACTTGGAGCGAGTGTCCAACGAGGAGAAGTTGAACCTGTGCCGGAAGTACTACTTGGGTAAGGGCCGGTGTCCTAGGgtcccaggagaagagaggggacCGGACTAGAGCGCCTGAGGGAAGAGGGTCTGGGGGCCTGAATTATTGGGTCTAAGGGATGAAGCGGCTGGGGACgcggactcctgggtctgagggaagGACCTGGGtcctgaggaaggaggaggctgggacCTCAACTTCTGGGTCccaagagaggagaggaattgaGGAGCTGGACTCCTGAGTCCTGAGAAAGAGATGGTTGAAGAATCAGACTCCTGGATCCCAGGGAGCAGCCAGGATTCCTGAGTCCCTGATAGCAGAGATTTCCATTTGAACTTGGGTATGGGAGAAGACTTCCAAATAGGTCCTCTAGGTGGGTATTGGCGAGGATCCTCATTGCCTTATGTCCCAGttcgctttttttctttttaggtggGTTtgctttcctgccttttctctggTTGGTCAACATCTTCTGGTTCTTCCGAGAGGCCTTCCTTGTCCCGGCATACACAGAGCAGAGCCAAATCAAAGGCTGTGAGTCCAGGGCACAGATGAAGGGAGGCCGTCCAGTGTGGGGAGGGGAAAGCAGGAAGCTTTGGTGGGAGAGGATGATGGAAGTTCCAGAATTCTGGGTCTttgtagaagagaaaaaagggtTGGTCTGGGGCAGACCAGAGAGCAGGTGGAGGCCAGCCTTCCCCACTCCTGTTCCCTCCTACAGATGTCTGGCGCTCAGCTGTGGGCTTCCTCTTCTGGGTGATTATACTCACCACCTGGATCACCATCTTCCAGATCTACCGGCCCCGTTGGGGCGCCCTTGGGGACTACCTCTCCTTCACCATACCCTTGGGTACCCCCTGACAACTTCTTCTGCACAGGCCCAGGAACCTGCTCATTCTCCCAGGATGTGTTCCTCTACTCTAAGCCAACTTTCAAGCCCCTGAGACTTGTTCCCATCTCCTGTGTTCTCTGCTGACATCCCCCAATAAAGGACCCTAATTCTCTATGCTGACTCTCTAGGATCTTTTGGAGGTTGAATCATAAAATGATTATTAATATtcagaaacatttgttgaatgcttacGTTGTGTCCGGCTTAGTGCTGCACACATtatgtgcatttttttcattGACTACTAATCATGATCCTCTGAAATAGGAAATTTCCCGCTCAGGAACCCTATTCTACACATGCAGAACCAAGAAAGGAATAATGCTTCCAGTACTAGGGGCTGCTATCCTGTACTGATAGTGtgtgaattttgaaaacattacttTCCCACTTAGCCTCAGTATTCTCATTGGAAATGTGGACCACAATGCTACCTCCTACAATTTGTCTGGGCCAAGGGACATGTGGTCAATGGAAGTTTCCCATTTTCTGAAGGAGCTGTCTGCAGCAATAGACATATTCAAGAGCTTTATTAGAGAAGGCTTCCTtgaccatcctatttaaaatttcaatgccCACATTGGTACTCCCTGTGTCCCTTTCAGGTTATATTCTTTGTCCTCTCACATTTcgtttaaaatgttttacttgtttatcttccatCCTTTAAAATATAAGTTCTGTTAGGgcaaggatttttgtctgttttgtgcaCTGCGGTGTCCCCAGTGGCCAGAAGAGTGCCTGGCCccctaataaatatttgccaaatgaatgagGTTGTGCCTGAAAAGAGATTAACAGGTAGCTGGCACCTAGCAAATGCCTAGTAAGAGGGAACCCCATCAAACTCCAGACTTGCCTTCCTCTTAGGGACAAGAGGGACTCCCACGGTTAAATAAATCCTGTCAATAGCTAAACTGGCGTTACTCAAAGCTCTGACACTACAAGTTTCAACAAGGTTGCTGTGCCCTGATCCTACGTCTTCCACCGTGCCTTGCGCGGCGCACGCGCCGTTACCCCGGCTAAGTCTCGGGAGCTAGAACTACATCTCCCAGGAAGCGCCCCGGGATGTCGTTGGTTTGTTTCCGGAAACGGGGCCCCAGAAAGGTGGGACTTAGAGCTGGGAGCCGACAGCGGCAGCTCTCAAATGGTCGGGGTACGAGATTGACGGCCGAACTGACTAATGGGAACAGGCGACTGCCGCAGGGGCCCGCCCTCAGAAGGGGAACTAGAGGAGctggcggcagcggcggcggtcGCGGCCGGACACTGCTCAGGGCGGAGGGCTGTCCGCAGCCGAAGCTTACCTTTGACCTCTCCCCGTCTGCCTCCGACCTTGACTTGTGATCCTAGGCTCTTTTGGCTTCTCTGACCCAGCTAGCCAGACCCCAGACCCAAACCATGTTCCCGGTGAAGGTGAAAGTGGAAAAATCAGGTGAGGACCCCGAGGTCGGGGGCCTGTCCGGGTGCATCGGACTGATCAGGGGATGGGAGTCCCGACAGACAGGATTATCGCGATAAGGCAGACTGCGCGGCTTCTCCCTGCAGCCCATCTGACTATCGCTGTCAGGCATCGAGCGATTCCTGCCACCCTCATACCCTCCAGGTCTGTGCTCGAGATAGCTTTAAGGTTGAATGGTGGTGGCTCAGGCATTGTGGGGCGGTAAGAGATGGGGATCCtgagctgtgtgactctgagaaGGACTCTTTTCTTggttctgcctcagtttccccacatccaGCAGTGGTCGTGAGTCAAGCATTGTGCTGAACGCCTGAAGTACAGGGAAGCACTTAGTCCTCGCAGTCACTGTGTCCCACTAATCCTAGGAAGTAGGAAATGTGGCAGATGGGGAAACAAGCTGAGAGAGAAGAAGTGATTTGGGATTGGGGCCGAGCCGATGGGAACCCAGGACTGGCATGGTAAGGGCAGTGGGAGAGACACGGAATCCAGACAAAAAGATAATAGTGAAATGATGTAGGATGTTAGATGGTATAAGTGGTAATGAGATGAAACAGGAGAAGGTAAGGAGATCAGGAGGGAGGCAAGGTGAAGGAGAGAGACATGAGGATACGTGTGGGAACCGCGAATCAGACGAGGGAAATAGCTTTGAAAAGGCCCTGAAGTGGAAGCCTTGTCTGGCGTGTTCAGGGGCCAGCAGGGAAGCCTGTGTGGCTGGAGAAGAGTGGGTCAGGTAGACTGTGAGGAGATGGGGACAAacgggaggggagggggacaggtTTGTGGGCCCAGGTTaggactttggcttttgctcTGATGGAAATAGGGAAACAAGGAAGGGTTTTGAACTGAGAAGTGAGTTAATAAAGATGCCCCCCAGATGCCAAAAAAATTGTGGGTAGAAAAGTGAAAGGGGCCTGACCACCAATGATGGTGGCGGGAAGGAGAAGGCAAGGTCCTGGAGGCGTGCGAACACCAGGCTGAAGAGTGCGGACTGTCCTGGGGGCACTGCAGAGTCGTGGATTGTTCTGATCAGTGTCAGGAAGAATCCCCTGGCCACCTTGTGGTGGGTGGATCagaaggggagactgaggctgggagcctggggcgggggggggggaggaagggaaaggaccAGAGTGGGTGGGGtagggagggggaggtgggagagacCCTCAGGAGGCCAAGTGGACAGGCCATGGGGTTgatggcctggggtgggggagagagagaggtgtccATGTTGAAGCCCAGGAAGGGACTGGGGGACAGTGGGGCTACCCCTGAAATGAGGGCTCTGGAAAAAAGGTAAATGAGAGAGACACTGAGGCCAGTGTGGCCCTAGTAGGTGGAAGGAGCCTGGTGGATGTCCAGGGGGACGCGTACATGAGTCCGTGGGACCCCAAGGTCTGAGGTTCAGGAGAGACACGGGGGCAGGGAAGGAGATGTGGTCGATCCAGACCTTGGCTCCTGCCCAAGGCTCTTTGCTAGAATCtcagctgcccccagccccttcctcaaCCCCATCTCTCCTCTGAGGGATGTCAGGAATCCCTGCGTCTCCCGGTCTCCTCAGGAAGTCCCAGGGCTGGCAAAGCATGTCCTCGAGTGTCCTTCTAGGCTCTGAGCACTGGGCCACAGCTCCTActagagggaagaggagagcGAACACCCCACAGGAGTGAGAGGAGAATATTTATAACATCATCACCTCCTAAGTTCCGTGATGAAGGGAGGCCAACACAGGCTGACAGAGCCAGCCATCGCCTCTGCAGGCAGGAAGGTGGGCCCAGATCTcatttcctggggaaaaaaatgccaaaAATGGGTATTTTACATGAAATCTCCCAATTGTTAAATATTGTCAGCTCATTCAGATTTAATTCAGATTATAAATAACACCACTGCCTCTGCCAAAAAAAGCACATCTGGTGGCGAGATTCTGTCCCCAGTGTGAGCCCCTGCCTCATAACCTCAGCTgtggagccagacagcctgggttcgGATCCTCAGTCCtgccatttcctagctgtgtaactttgggcaagtggCCTAACATCTCTGTGCGTCAGTTTCattgtctttaaaatggggataaacaTCATATCTCCCTGCCAGGCTTACTGTGAGAATTCAGTGGGTTAATGTGTGTGAGGTGCTTGGAACAacgcctggcacatagcaagcactGTGTACATGTCACTTATTATTATTGCATCCTGCTAAGAGATTCATCGACAACATGGTTTATTTAACCTCAGAGCAGTCCTAGCAGATAGGTGTCATTCGGAGACCCACtttcaagatgaggaaactggctcAGCGAGGTAAGGTGATTGGCTTTAGGTCACACGCTAGCATATGGGACAGTCCTGGAAGCTAGTGCTCCTGCTCATCGCTTCAGCAGTCTCTGCCCACTGCACCCTCAGCACGCCCGGGCCTGGCGTAGGATCGGATACGCATGCCCTTCCCTGGCCAGTTGGCTGTCCACCTGCCTGCGGCCTGGGAGCTGACTCCTGCTCTGTACCCTCTTCCCCAGAGTTGGAGATGGCCAAGGCCCGGAACCAACTGGATGCTGTTCTGCAGTGTCTGCTGGAGAAGAGTCATATGGACAGGTCAGGACCTGGCCCAGCATAGGGGCATAGCGGGTCAGGGGCCCTGGCAAGTTGGACCCTCTGGTCCTGGGTGGATCTAGGTGGGACAGAGGCTGGCTTAGTGGGGAAGGGGCCCAAAGGAGAGGCCACTTGGTGCCTTCCCACTCCAGGCCTTTGGAACCCTGAGCCCACAGTTTTCTTCTTCCAGGGAGCGTCTGGATGAGGAAGCCGGAAAGACCCCCTCGGACACCCACAACAAGTAAGTGTTGTTGCCGGGATCCGTGTCTGAGGGCTTGTCGTGGATAACTCTTCCCTCATGCACGCCCTGAGCAGTCTGCCCCATGCTTCCCCACAGTCCTAACCACTCTACGCAGACAAAGACCCTGGGGCAGCAAACACTTAGGTTCCCTCACAGTTGGCACCTGGAGCCCCAGGGGCGTGGGTGGGACACAAGGCCTGAGAGGTTGGTGGGCTCCACGTGGGCATCTCAGGGTTGATCTCAGGGCATCCCCAGGATGCCTTTGGGGGGTTTGAGCAAGCATTTGTTCAAGGGTCAGCCTGCTGATGCCTTGTCTCTCCCCACAGAGATTGCTCCATCGCGGCCACCGGCAAACGGTAAGGTGGCAGGGGCGCCAACCAGCTGAGGAGaggtccccagcccccaccccggtCCTGACATTCTCCCTCCCCACTCAGGCCGTCTGCCCGCTTCCCCCACCAgcggaggaagaagaggagggagaTGGATGATGGGCTGGCTGAGGGAGGGCCACAGCGATCCAGTGAGTAGGTGGTAGCCCTGGAGGGCGGGCAAGAATAGGGGCTGCGTGAGGACGTTCAcatccctcccactcccaccacccTAGACACGTATGTGATCAAGCTGTTTGACCGGAGCGTGGACTTGGCTCAGTTCAGTGAGAACACACCGCTGTACCCGATCTGCCGGGCCTGGATGCGCAACAGCCCCTCAGTGCGCGAGCGTGAACGCTCGCCCAGCTCACCACTGCCCCCGCTGCCTGAGGATgaggaggtgggatggggggCAGGGCAGTGGGTAGATGGTCACAAGGTACCCTCCCCCGAGGCAGCAGGTCTCCGTCCCTGAAATGACTCCTGGCTCTGGGGAGGCACACAAATATGAACCCATAGGCTGGGGTATGGATGGAACTCCCTGGAGCAGACATGGCTACCTGGTCTGGGAGGGAGTGGGGATAGAGTTCCCCTGGGCAGATAGATGAGACCTCCAAAATCAGGGGTCCCCAAAAGCTGGGGGCTGGACAGAGGTCCTTAATGTAAACAGGTGTAGCCACCTGGCCTAGGGGAGCAGATGAGGACCCCTTGGGCTGCGCAGGGGTAGATGGGGGTCCCTGGGTTGGACAGGAGATGACAGGGATCCCTAGGGCAGGCAGACCGGACCCCAAGCTGTGTAAGGTCCCCACCCTTCAGACATGACTCCTAAGTACAAGTCCTTGGTGAGTCCCTCATTTCTATTGTCACTGGGAGAAGCAGGAAGGGTGAAATGTGTACCCCTGGCCGCCTTCTCTGACTCTCTCGGGCCTGGTATTGGGGCCCTTGTGTCCCCAGGGTCCAGAGGTCACTAACAGCAAGAGTCGGGATGTGTACAAGCTGCCTCCGCCTACAGCCCCTGGGCCACCTGGAGACGCCTGCAGATCCCGAATTCCATCCCCACTGCAGCCTGAGACCCAGGGTACCACCGATGATGAGGTGGGTATACAAGGCTGGCCCGGGGCCATGGGGTGTATTGTGGCACTTGGACACGGCCACCCAGCCTGACCTCTCTGTCCATGCAGCCCTCCGAGCCGGAGCCCTCACCCTCCACACTCATCTACCGCAACATGCAGCGCTGGAAACGCATCCGCCAGAGGTGAGCATCCGCCAGCCTGCTTGCCCCCATGTGGCCTCTGCCCCGACTGCTGAGTCCTCCCTCTACCTCCCCACCCCTACTGCAGGTGGAAGGAGGCATCTCATCGGAACCAGCTTCGTTACTCAGAAAGCATGAAGATCCTACGGGAGATGTACGAGCGACAGTGATGTTCCCCTGTCCCCCCAACCCCAATAAacattctcctcctccctcctggcctctgtggcTGCAGCCCATCCTTCCTGGTCCAGACATAAAGCAGCTGGCACAGCTCTAGCACGTTTATTGGGGGAGTGGGCTTAGAGAGGAGTGAGGAGATGGGGCAGCAGGGAATTCAAGGAGGGAGAAAGATTGTGGGGAATCAAAGGGCTACTTGGTTGGGTCTTGGAGAATAAGGGGAGGGGTGTGGAAGGTAGATTGCGTGGGATATGTGGTTGGAGACTTGGGGATCAAGACAAAGTGACTAGGGGGTTATGGTTAGAGTCAAGGATGAGGGCCTAGGATATCTGTGCAGAGTCTGGGGAGATGCAGTAGGTATCTGTACAGGTTGAGCTTGAGGGTCCTCGTTGGCCTAGAATAGGTGTCCGAGAGTGGAGGTCAGAAAAGGAGTTCAGGGGTCTGGGGGTGGCTGGCTGGGGTTTCAAGTCAGAAGATGGGTTGGAGGGCTCAGGTCGGGAGAATGGAGTGTCTGGTTGGAATGAGGGGAAGGATCCAGAGCCTTGGGGGCCAGGCTTGGATGGTCTGGGGTCCAAGGTCTGTGCAGAGTCTGGGACAtttgggcgggggcgggggccagTTATGCTTGACTGGCCTACGGTGGGGCAGGGCTGTCCACTGTAATCTGGTGTCACAGAGGGGAGGGGATTGAAATGGGGCGTGGAGGTGTTTTCCTGGAGGAATCAGAAGGAAATCAAGGAGGGAGTTTTGAGTGGGGTTATATGCCAAGAAAGTAGGATCAGTGAGGATGGGGGACTGCAGGCTGAGGGGTTGTGCTTGTAGGGTCTGCAAGCTAGGGAGGTTTGGGGGGTTTGAAAGCTGGAGGGGTTGTGAGTGCGGGAGTGTCAGTGGAAGGTCTAGGTTATCAGGACTAAGTTTAGGTTGGAAGGGTCAGGGTGGGATCCCAGATTGGGTGGGCGAGTGGTCTTGGCGCGCTCAGGACATCTGGCTGGGCGGAGTCAGGTCGGCTTTAAAAGGGGGCCTGAGGCAGCTCCCGGGGTTCAGGTGTGCCCACACCCCTACTTGGTAGCAGCCGGCGGCGACGGGAGCGGGGCCTGGGCCGGCGCGGGTGCAGCCTGGATAGACAGGACACCCTCAGGGGACAACGCGGACGTCACGGCGGCAGGATCCACGCCAGGCGGCAAGCGGTAGCGACGGTGGAACTCGCGCGCGATGTAGCCGTGCTCGTCCTGCGGGAGGAGAGGCTTGAGCGGCCCCGCCCCTTCCCTATAGAGGCCCCGCCCTCCGGCCTGTGGCCCCGCCCTCGCCCCCCGGACTCACTGGGCGCTCCTCGTGGCGCGCAtgcacctccacgtgttcgccaacCACCTTGACGGAGATTTCCTCTGGTGAGAAGTGCTTCACGTCCAGCAGCACAGAGAAATGCCCGGGGTCGGTCGACACCTGCGCACAGACGGATTGTCatgggggcggggcgggc
This window encodes:
- the U2AF1L4 gene encoding splicing factor U2AF 26 kDa subunit isoform X1 yields the protein MLLSDGSDVKSRQNWRVRVKMAEYLASIFGTEKDKVNCSFYFKIGACRHGDRCSRLHNKPTFSQTIVLLNLYRNPQNTAQTADGSHCHVSDVEEVFTELQEKYGEIEEMNVCDNLGDHLVGNVYVKFRREEDAERAVAELNNRWFNGQAVHAELSPVTDFRESCCRQYEMGECTRGGFCNFMHLRPISRNLRRQLYGRGPRRRSPPRSHTGHRPRERNRRRSPDHRHGRF
- the U2AF1L4 gene encoding splicing factor U2AF 26 kDa subunit isoform X2 gives rise to the protein MLLSDGSDVKSRQNWRVRVKMAEYLASIFGTEKDKVNCSFYFKIGACRHGDRCSRLHNKPTFSQTIVLLNLYRNPQNTAQTADGSHCHVSDVEVQEHYDNFFEEVFTELQEKYGEIEEMNVCDNLGDHLVGNVYVKFRREEDAERAVAELNNRWFNGQAVHAELSPVTDFRESCCRQYEMGECTRGGFCNFMHLRPISRNLRRQLYGRGPRRRSPPRSHTGHRPRERNRRRSPDHRHGRF
- the PSENEN gene encoding presenilin enhancer, gamma-secretase subunit, which produces MNLERVSNEEKLNLCRKYYLGGFAFLPFLWLVNIFWFFREAFLVPAYTEQSQIKGYVWRSAVGFLFWVIILTTWITIFQIYRPRWGALGDYLSFTIPLGTP
- the LIN37 gene encoding protein lin-37 homolog isoform X1, with protein sequence MFPVKVKVEKSELEMAKARNQLDAVLQCLLEKSHMDRERLDEEAGKTPSDTHNKDCSIAATGKRPSARFPHQRRKKRREMDDGLAEGGPQRSNTYVIKLFDRSVDLAQFSENTPLYPICRAWMRNSPSVRERERSPSSPLPPLPEDEEGPEVTNSKSRDVYKLPPPTAPGPPGDACRSRIPSPLQPETQGTTDDEPSEPEPSPSTLIYRNMQRWKRIRQRWKEASHRNQLRYSESMKILREMYERQ
- the LIN37 gene encoding protein lin-37 homolog isoform X2 is translated as MAKARNQLDAVLQCLLEKSHMDRERLDEEAGKTPSDTHNKDCSIAATGKRPSARFPHQRRKKRREMDDGLAEGGPQRSNTYVIKLFDRSVDLAQFSENTPLYPICRAWMRNSPSVRERERSPSSPLPPLPEDEEGPEVTNSKSRDVYKLPPPTAPGPPGDACRSRIPSPLQPETQGTTDDEPSEPEPSPSTLIYRNMQRWKRIRQRWKEASHRNQLRYSESMKILREMYERQ
- the HSPB6 gene encoding heat shock protein beta-6 produces the protein MEIPVPVQPSWLRRASAPLPGRIFDQRFGEGLLEAELAALCPAALAPYYLRAPSVALPTAQVSTDPGHFSVLLDVKHFSPEEISVKVVGEHVEVHARHEERPDEHGYIAREFHRRYRLPPGVDPAAVTSALSPEGVLSIQAAPAPAQAPLPSPPAATK